The Halovivax ruber XH-70 genome includes the window GGCCGTGCGCATGTCGGCCCCATCGTACGAAACGGGACCACCGGCGACACTGCTGACGAACTGGACCTGATGGGCGTACAGGGCACCGCGGTCCGACTCTTCGAAGTAGGGTTCGAGGAGCGGGTCGTCGAACACACGGTCGTAGAAGTCAGAGACGACCGCCTCGACGGCCTCTCGTCCGCCAATTCGACGATAGACTGATTCGGATGTTGCCATCAACTAACCGTTCGTATCCGAGTATAAAATGAAATCGATAAAACACGTTCGGGGAAAGAATTTTGGTCACCGAATTTTGGATCACGGATCGGTCGACCGGAACGTCAGCGCAGTGAGTCGCAATCTCGACGTCCTGTTCGAAGCGGATCTGATCGAGTACGAACGCGACGGCCGATCGAAGCGCCCGCAGCTCGCCCACCAGACCGTCCTGATCGAACCGCTGGTGTTCGACGGCGAGGTGCAAGGATAGTTCTCTAATAGTGGCCATTGGTAGAACCGTTCACAGGACGCGGGTTCGGCCGCACAGTACTCGAGCGAGGGGGACGAGCACCTCGCCCACCCCACTTCATATATTGTATGAAGCGCTAGTGGATAGCGAAGCGATGTCCCGAACCACTGCCACGATCCCCGACGACCTCACCGACCTCATGGAGGGAGCCATCAGTGCCGGGGTCTTCGAGAACAAGAGCGACGCGATTCGACACGTGCTCCGGGAGTACTTCCAGGAGAATCAGGAGACTCGAATCGCCTCTGCAGTGTCGTTATACGACGATGGGGACGTGACCCTCAGGATGGCCGCACGACTCGCGGGCGTGAATCGATTCGAAATGCGCGACCTGCTGCTCGATGAGAACGTGGAGCTTCGGATCGGACCGGCGGACATGGCCGCCGCGCGGGAGGA containing:
- a CDS encoding group I truncated hemoglobin; the encoded protein is MATSESVYRRIGGREAVEAVVSDFYDRVFDDPLLEPYFEESDRGALYAHQVQFVSSVAGGPVSYDGADMRTAHAGMGITDEAFDRVATYLHEALVENGVDDAHADTIFDQVNALKPEIVEE
- a CDS encoding HVO_A0114 family putative DNA-binding protein, producing MDHGSVDRNVSAVSRNLDVLFEADLIEYERDGRSKRPQLAHQTVLIEPLVFDGEVQG
- a CDS encoding UPF0175 family protein; protein product: MSRTTATIPDDLTDLMEGAISAGVFENKSDAIRHVLREYFQENQETRIASAVSLYDDGDVTLRMAARLAGVNRFEMRDLLLDENVELRIGPADMAAAREEIDTARNLE